CAGCCACTCCGCCGGGCCCGGAGAATCAGCAGCTCACCCATAATGCGGAAAGTTAAACCAGGTGTGCCCAAGTCGACAGGTGGCCGCGACCGGAGCCGACGGCCATCGCGCCTTGTTTCACCATTCGCACGGCGCACTGATCTCTCGTGATTATCACACAACACCACCATGACAATTGTCCCAGGTCTACTGTGCACGGTCACCGGAAGACAGTTGTCCGGCCGGCCGGACGGGCCATCGGCGACCGCCGGTGAAGTGACCTGCGCCGGATCCACTTGTGCCGGGGCGGAATCCCGGCCACCATGCGGTCAGTCACCACCACCGAGCCGGGAGGCCGCGTGAACCCGGTCAGTCTCGTGGACGTCGGCAGCTATCTGCCGCAGCAACGGGTGACCACGGACTTCTACGGCGGAGACGACGACGCGCTGCGCCAGAACATCATGTTCCGCTCGCCCCGGTACCGGCGGCACGTCGCCCCCGACGAGGACGCCGTCGACATGATCGAGCGGGCCGCCCGGCCGGTGCTGGAACGGGCGGCGGCGCGGGGTGACGGACCGCTGGACGTCCTGCTCACCAACGTCCAGTTGCCGGACGTACCGTGGACCGGGGCGGGCACGGCGGTGGCGCACCGACTGGGCTGCGACCCGGGCTGGGTGCTCGACCTGCACAACGGCGGCTGCGTCTCGTTCGTCCACCTGCTGCGGATCGCCCGGCAGATCCTGCGCACCGGCGAGGCCCGCACCGCGCTGATCTGTTGCGTGCAGAACACGGCCGGGCAGATGTTCGCGCAGTCCGAGGTGCGGCGACGCTCGCACGCCTCGGTGCCCGGCGACGGCTGTGGGGTGGGCTACCTGCGGGTCGGCGACGAGTCCCCGATCCTCGACGTCGAGGTGCGCCACCTCGGCGAGCACGCCGGCGACATGGCGGTACGGCTGGAGGACGGGCGACGCTACTGGGAGCCGGGGCAGAGTCAACTCGACGTCGAGTTCACCCCGACCAAGGTCCGGCAGATCATCGCGCGGGGAAACGCGCTGGTGCCCGAGGTGGTGTCCGCCGTCTGCGCGCGACTGGGCGTCGCCACCGCCGACATCGACCTGCTGGTCACCAACCAGCCGAACCGGCTGTTCCTGCGGCACTGGCGGGACGCGCTGGAGATCACCCCGGAGCGGCATCCGGACACCTTCGACGAGTACGGCAACCTGTTCGGCGCGGCGGTGCCGGTCACCCTGCACGAGGCGGTCCGCGCCGGCCGGCTCCGCCCGGGCGACCTGCTGATGCTGGCCGGGTTCGCGCACGCCGGCGACTACGCCGCCGCCGCGGCCCTGCGCTGGCAGCCCCTCGACCAGCCCGGCTGAGCCGCCGGCCGCCCGACCGGCCCGGCTGGTCGGCGGTCCCGGCAGCGCGGGTGGGCGGCCACCCCGCCGGCCCGGGGCGGCCGGTCAGGTCACGCCGGCAGCTCCGGGCCGCCGTGGCGCAGCGGGGCGAGCAGGTCGCCGTACCTGTCGATGCGGGCCAGCGCCTCGGCGGCGGTGAACGGGCGGACGGCGGTGTCGTCGCCGTCGGCCGCCGCCTCGACCTCGGCCCAGGTCAGCGGGGTGGAGACGGTCGGGTTCGGCTCCGCCCGCAGCGAGTACGGCGCGACCGTCGTCTTGGCGGCGTTGTTCTGGCTCCAGTCGACCAGGACCTTCCGGGGGCGCAGGTTCTTCGCCATTCTCGACACCACGAGTTTCGGGTGGGCGCCCTCCAGCTCCCGGGCGACCCGGTGGGCGTAGTCGGAGACCAGGTCGGCGGGTTGGGCGCCGGCGACCGGGCAGCAGAGCTGCATGCCCTTCCTGCCGGACGTCTTGGGGTAGCTGTCCAGGCCGTCGGCGGCGAGCCGGTCCCGGGTCAGCACCGCCACCTGGCAGCATTCGCGCAGCCCGGCGGGCGGCCCCGGGTCCAGGTCGACGACGAGCATGTCCGGGTTCGCGCCGATCCGCCACTGTGGGGTGTGCAGCTCCAGCGCGGCCAGGTTGGCCAGCCAGACCAGGGTGGGCAGGTCGTCGGCGACCACGTAGTCGATGGTCTCCCGGCCCTTGGTGGAGCCGGGGGCGGGCAGCGTCTCGACCCGTACCCAGTCGGGGGTGGCGGCGGGCCGGTTCTTCTCGAAGAACGATCCGCCGGTGACGCCGTTCGGGTAGCGGATCCGGGTGAGCGCCCGGTCCCGCAGGTGCGGCAGGAGCGCCGGAGCGACCCGGGTGTAGTAGTCGATCACCTCGCCCTTGGTGAAACCGGCCTGCGGATAGAGCACCTTGTCCAGGTTGGACAGCTCCAGGGAGCGGCCCTCGACCTCCACACGCAGTCGGTCACCCGGCATCGTCGACCTCCTCGGGGGGTTTGTCCGGTCGCAGTCTGAGCACCCGTGGAAAGCGCAGCCGGCCGTCCGGGGTGCGCTGGCTGTACTTGATCTCGACCACCACCCGGGGCGTCACCCAGACCGCGCCCCGGGCGTCCTCCCGGGGCACCTCGCCAGCGGCGAACGGGGAGCCGGGGGCGCGCAACGGCTCCAGCTCGGCCAGCAGGGCGCGTTCCAGGGCCGCGCCGATGCCGCCGCCGACCCGGCCCCGGTAGGCGAGCCGGCCGTCCGGGCGGGGCGCGCCGACCAGCAGCCCGCCGATCCTGCGTACCCCGGGTCGCCAGCCGCCGATCAGGAAGTCCCCGGTCACCTCCAGTTTGACCTTCACCCAGTCCGGGGAGCGCACGCCCGGCCGGTAGGGCGAGTCGACGCGTTTGGCGAGCACCCCCTCCAGGCCGTGCTCGCCGGCCGCCGCGTAGGTGGCCGGGCCGTCCGGGAAGGCCGGTGGCACCGCCCACCGGGGTCCGCCGAGGCCCAGCTCCTCCAGCGCGGCCCGCCGCCGGGCGTACGGCCAGCCGGTCAGGTCCGCGCCGCGCAGCCGCAACAGATCGAAAATCATGTACGTCACGGGGGCGACCGCCGCCAGCCGGGCGGCCTTGTCGCGGTCCCGTACGTGCATCCGCTCGGCCAGCGCGGTGAACGAGGGTTGCCCGGACGCGCCGAGCAGCACCACCTCGCCGTCGAGCAGCACGTCGTCGTCGGGCGCCTGGTCGCGTAGCGTGGCCAGCTCCGGGTAGGCGGCGGTGATCTCCACTCCGGAACGCGCGTAGAGCCGCTGGTGACCGCCGGAGATGTCGGCCAGCCCGCGCACGCCGTCCCATTTGAACTCGTACGTCCAGTCCGGGCCGGCGGGTAGCGGCCCGGTCGTGGCGAGCATCGGCTTCAGCGGGGCGCCGGGCACATCTGCGACTGTAGTTGGCACTCGAACACCTCGCGTGACCTTCGATCATTTGCGATCCTGGTCAGAACCGGGGAGAGGAGCATCGGCCATGCGGGCGATCTGGAAGGGCGCCGTGTCGTTCGGCCTGGTCTCGATCGCGGTGAAGCTCTACTCCGCCACCGAGGAGAAGGACATCCGGTTCCACCAGGTGCACCGGGAGGACGGCGGCCGGATCCGTTACAGGCGCACCTGCTCGGTCTGCGGCGAGGAGGTCAGCTACGACGACATCGCCAAGGGGTACGACATCGGCGGCGGCGAGATGGTGATGCTCACCGACGACGACTTCGCCGACCTGCCGTTGAGCACGTCCCACGCGATCGACGTGCTGGAGTTCGTACCGGCCGAGCAGGTCGACCCGATCCTCTACAACAAGGCGTACTTCCTGGAGCCGGAGGGCGCCGCGACCAAGCCGTACGTGCTGCTGCGCGACGCCCTGGTCGACGCGGAGCGGGTGGCGATCGTCAAGGTGGCGCTGCGGCAGCGGGAGCAGCTCGCCACGCTGCGGGTCCGGGAGGGCGTGCTGCTGCTCAACACGATGCTCTGGCCCGACGAGATCCGGAAACCGGGGTTCAACTTCCTGGACGACGACATCAGCGTCCGCCCGCCGGAGCTGGCGATGGCCAGCTCGTTGATCGACTCGATGGCCGGGGAGTTCCAGCCGGACGCCTTCACCGACGACTACCGGGCGGCGTTGCAGGAGGTCATCGACGCCAAGGTGGAGGGGCGCGAGGTGGTCCAGCCGGAGGAGGTCGAGGAGGCGCCGGCCGCCGCGGTGGACCTGATGGCCGCGCTGAAGGCGTCCGTGGAGCGGGCCCGGGCGGCCCGGGGCGAGCCGGCCGGCGGCGAGCCGACCCCGATCTCGGCCGCCCGGTCGGCCCGCAAGGCCACCGGACCGGCCGGGAAGGCTTCCGCGTCGGCCCGGAAGGAGGCCGGGGGCGGCGCGGAGAAGACGCCCGAGAAGAAGACCTCCGCGAAGAAGACCCCGGCGAAGAGGACCGCCGGTGGGGCGGCCGGGAAGAAGGCCGCCGCCAAGGCCGAGCCGGCGAGGAAAACCGAGCCGGCGAGGAAGGCCGCCGAGAAGAAGACCGGGGCCAGGAAGACCGTCCCGAAGAAGGCGGCCCCCCGCAAGACCGCCTGACCCCGGCCCGGCGTACGTCAGCCCTGCTTGAGCCGGGCGGTCGGGGTGACCTTGACGATCAGTCGGACCTCGCCCTCCTTGCGGAACGGGTAGCTGTCCGCGTCGAGGTACTTCTTCGCCATCCTGTCGATGTGCTCGTCGGCCCCCTCGGTGGTGATCTCGACGGTGCCCTTGACCCAGAGCGTCCGGTAGTCGTTGGCCCGGTCCGAGACCGAGATGGCGACGACCGGGTTGCGCTCCATGTTCCGGTGCTTCACCCGGCCCTTGGCGGTGTTGAAGACGATGTGCTCCCCGTCGGTGTCCACCCAGACCGGGGTGACGTGCGGGGTGCCGTCGGCTTCGATGGTGGCCACGTGGGCCAACTGCGGCTCGTTCAGGAGAGCGATGTCATCTGCGGTGAGGAACGCCATGGGCCGGAATCTACCGGCCGGAGGCCGACTCCACCGGCCGACCCACGGCGGTGGCGGCCGGTCGTCCCGACGGTCCCCGCGCCGTGCGCCCCCTGCCTGTGGAGCATCGATCCAGGTACCGTTTGCGTCGACCTCGGCCCGCACCGGCGCCGACCCATCATCGCTACAGGGAGTTCACGACGTGAGTGAGCGCGCGGAGGGCCGGTCCACCGGCCAGAGCACGGCGAGCAAGTCGGAGCGGCGGCTCGCCGCCAAGCTGGCCGCCCAGAAGGCCGCCGAGGCGAAGCGTCGCCGGCAGTCGATCCTCGGCGCGCTCGCCGGCCTGGCCGTGGTCGCCGTGATCGTGGCGGCGTTCGTGGTCTTCGGCGGCGGCGGTGACGACGAGCCGGCCGAGCAGGCCGGCGGCACCCCGTCGGCCGGGGCGTCGTCCGGCGCGCCGGACGCCCCCGGCGCGCCGGCCGCCCCGCAGCTCCCCGAGGGCGCGGACCCGGCGCTGGGCAGCAAGCCGACCGTGACCAAGGGCAGCGGAAAGCTGACCAAGCTGGCGGTCACCCCGGTGATCAAGGGCACCGGCCCGGCCACCAAGGCCGGGCAGGAGCTCACCGTGAACTACGTGGGCGTCTTCTACGACAGCGGCGAGGAGTTCGACGCCTCCTGGAAGAGCGGCCAGCCGTTCACCTTCCAGGTCGGCGCGGGCCAGGTCATCCCGGGCTGGGACCAGGGCCTGGTCGGGGTGAACGTGGGCAGCCGGGTGCAGCTCGACCTTCCCGCCGAGCTCGCGTACGGGGCCAGCCCGCCGCCCGGCGCGCCGGCCGGCCCGCTGCGCTTCGTGGTGGACGTGCTGGCCGCCAAGTGACAAGTTTCTCCTGACGCCGGACCGGACCCGGAGGTGGACGTGACAGCGCCGGACGAGTCGGGGCGGACCGCCCGGACGATGTGGCACCACTACGAGCCGCTGCACGCGGTCACCTACTTCCACCCCCGGGCCCGGGCCGCGTACGAGGCGGTCGGGCTGCGCGGGTACTGGCGGGGCTACTTCGCCGGCCGGGCCGCCCCGCTGGGCGCGACCGACGCCGCCCCGGTGGTCGCGGCGTTCTTCACCTTCCCGCCGCACACGGTGGGTCGGGCCCTGCCGGCCGTCTGGCGGCTGGCCGCCCCGGAGGAGGCGTTACGGGCCCGGCTCACCGGCGCGGTGCAGGCGCTCGCCGAGCTGACCTACGAGCTGCCGGAGCGGCACCTGGTCGAGACGGCCGACCTGCTGGAGGCCGCCGCCGACGCGGTGGAGCCGGCCGGGCGGGTGCTCGGCGCGGCCAACGCCGCCCTGCCCCGGGCCGAGTACCCGCTGGCCCGGATCTGGCAGGCGGCCACCACGTTGCGCGAGCACCGGGGGGACGGGCACGTGGCGGCGCTGGTCGCCGCCGGTCTCGACCCGGTGGAGACGCTGGCGTACCGGGTCGCCGACGGGCTGACCCCGATCGCGCTGACCGGGCGGGGCTGGTCCGAGGAGCAGTGGCACGCCGCCCGGGAGCGGCTGGTCGGGCGGGGCTGGCTGACCCCGGCCGGCGCGCCGACCGAGGTGGGCGGGGCCGCCTTCCGGGCGATCGAGGCGGCCACCGACAGCGCCGCCGCCGGCCCCTGGCGGGCGCTGACCCCGCAGCGCGCCGACCGGCTGCGGGAGCTGCTGGACCCGCTGGCCCGCCGCTGCCACGCGGCCATCCCGCCGGACAATCCGATCGGCCTGCCCGCCCTGCCGGAGGACTCCGCCCCCTCCTGACCGGCGGGACCGGTGTCGGGCAGGGCAGGATGGGGCGATGACGGACGCGGTGATCTTCGACCTGGACGGCGTGATCGTGGACTCCGAGCCGGTGTGGGAGGAGGTGCGCCGGGCGTACGTGGCGGCGCACGGCGGCGCCTGGCAGCCGGACACCCAGCACCGGCTGATGGGGATGAGCACCGGCGAGTGGTCCGCGTACCTCAGCGGCGAGCTGGGCGTCGACCGTACCGCCGGGCAGGTCGCCGACGAGGTGGTCGAGGAGATGGCCCGGCGGTACGCCGACCGGGTGCCGCTGATCGGTGGGGCCGACGAGGTGGTGCGGCGGTTGGCCGAGCGGTGGCCGCTCGGGCTGGCCAGCTCGTCGCCGACCCGGCTGATCGTGGCGACGCTGGCCGCCACCGGGCTGACCGACCTGTTCGGCGCGACCCTGTCCAGTGAGGAGACCGCGCGCGGCAAGCCCGCGCCCGACGTCTACCTGGCGGTGGCGGCACGGCTCGGCGTCGACCCGGCCCGCTGCGTGGCGGTGGAGGACTCCTCCAACGGGGTGCGTTCGGCCGCCGCGGCGGGGATGCGGGTGGTGGCGGTGCCGCACGGCGCGTACCCGCTGACACCGCAGGCGCGGGAGCTGGCCGCCGTGGTGTTGCCGGCGGTCGGCGAGCTGACCCCGGACCTGCTGGACGGCCTCGGCTGACCGCGCCGCCGGCGGGCCGGACCGGCGGCTCGCGGAGCCGGCCACGCGGACCGGCGGCTCGCGGAGCCGGCCACGCGGACCGGCGGAGGGCGAGCCCGGGGAGGCCGCCGGGGCATGATCCGGGCGCCGTCGGGTACGGCGGCAGCGGACGGTGAGGAGAGATCATGAAGGCGATCGTGTACGAGCGCAACGGTGACCCGTCGGTGCTCCAGGTGGTGGACCGGCCGACGCCCGAGCCCGGGCCGGGTGAGGTGCTGGTGCGGTTGGCGGTCGCCGGGGTGAACCCGACCGACTGGAAGTCCCGCGAGCAGCGGCCGGTGCCGGACGGGTGGCAGATCCCGGGCCAGGACGGCGCGGGCGTGGTCGAGGCGGTCGGGGACGGGGTGGACGCCCGGCTGCTCGGCGAGCGGGTCTGGGTGTGGGAGGCGGCCTGGCAGCGACCCTGGGGGACGGCGGCCGAGTACACGGTGGTGCCGGCCCGGCAGGCGGTGCCGCTCGGGGACGCCTCCTTCGAGTTGGGGGCCTGCCTGGGGATACCGTTCCTGACCGCGCACCGCTGCCTGACCGTCGGGGAGACCGTGCCGGACAAGCTGCACGCCGGGGCGCTCGCCGACCGGGTGGTGCTGGTGCAGGGCGGGGCGGGCGCGGTGGGCAACGCGGCGGTGCAGCTCGCCCGCTGGGCCGACGCCACGGTGGTCGCCACGGTCAGCAGCCCGGAGAAGGCGCAGCTCGCGGCGGCGGCCGGCGCCGACCATGTGATCGACTACCGGCAGCAGGACGTGGTCGAGGAGGTCCGCCGGATCTCGCCCGACGGAGTGGACACCATCGTCGAGGTGTCGGCCGCCCGCAACGCCGCCGTCGACGCACAGCTCCTGCGGCCGGGCGCGACGGTGAGCGTCTACGCCGACGACGGCGGGGCCGAGCTGACCCTGCCGATCCGGGCGCTGATGGCGCCGAACGCCCGCTGGCAGTTCGTGCTCGTCTACACGGTGCCCCGGTCGGCGAAGAGCCACGCGGTCGAGGACGTGGCCGCAGCGGTGGCCCAGGGGTACGTCCGGGTCGGCCCGGCGGCCGGTCTGCCGCTGCACCGGCATTCGCTGGACGCCGCCGCGGCGGCGCACGCCGCCGTGCAGAACTCGGTGGTCGGCAAGGTGCTGCTGACCACCAGCGCCGACTGACCGGCCCGGCGTACGGCATTTTCCGTCGACCGGGGGATCGTCGCGTCATCCCGGGGACGAACCCGAGAAAGTTTCGCAAGAATGCAGGGGCGGGCACAGCCCGCACAAGCGGGCGGCCCCGGCGCGGTGCGAACGCCGGGGCCGCTCCTGGGGAGGGGTGTTAGGAGTTCGCCCCCACCCCGTCAGGCGCTCACGCGCCTGAGACTGTTACATCGTCACCTCACGTACCGGAAACCCGCCTTCGACGTACCGTGAGCGGACCGGTTTCCGGTCGGGCCCGGGTCGTCGGCGCGGCGGGCGCCCCCGCACGTGCACGCTGAGAGCGTACCGACGTCACCGGCGCTCAGCCATCCCTCGCGCAACTTCTCGTCCACAGGGACGGAATCACCGCCGTAACGGGGGGCGCGCGCGGACCCCGTCGGCGCTACGCGCGGGTAACCCGTCGGCGCGCCGGGAACCCCCGTAGATTGGGCCGGGTGAGCGTCTCCTGGGCCGAGTCGTACGTCGGACAGCTCCGCGCGCTGGCCGGTGACCGTACGCTGATGTT
The sequence above is a segment of the Micromonospora sp. WMMD882 genome. Coding sequences within it:
- a CDS encoding 3-oxoacyl-[acyl-carrier-protein] synthase III C-terminal domain-containing protein translates to MNPVSLVDVGSYLPQQRVTTDFYGGDDDALRQNIMFRSPRYRRHVAPDEDAVDMIERAARPVLERAAARGDGPLDVLLTNVQLPDVPWTGAGTAVAHRLGCDPGWVLDLHNGGCVSFVHLLRIARQILRTGEARTALICCVQNTAGQMFAQSEVRRRSHASVPGDGCGVGYLRVGDESPILDVEVRHLGEHAGDMAVRLEDGRRYWEPGQSQLDVEFTPTKVRQIIARGNALVPEVVSAVCARLGVATADIDLLVTNQPNRLFLRHWRDALEITPERHPDTFDEYGNLFGAAVPVTLHEAVRAGRLRPGDLLMLAGFAHAGDYAAAAALRWQPLDQPG
- the ligD gene encoding non-homologous end-joining DNA ligase, producing the protein MPGDRLRVEVEGRSLELSNLDKVLYPQAGFTKGEVIDYYTRVAPALLPHLRDRALTRIRYPNGVTGGSFFEKNRPAATPDWVRVETLPAPGSTKGRETIDYVVADDLPTLVWLANLAALELHTPQWRIGANPDMLVVDLDPGPPAGLRECCQVAVLTRDRLAADGLDSYPKTSGRKGMQLCCPVAGAQPADLVSDYAHRVARELEGAHPKLVVSRMAKNLRPRKVLVDWSQNNAAKTTVAPYSLRAEPNPTVSTPLTWAEVEAAADGDDTAVRPFTAAEALARIDRYGDLLAPLRHGGPELPA
- the ligD gene encoding non-homologous end-joining DNA ligase; this translates as MPGAPLKPMLATTGPLPAGPDWTYEFKWDGVRGLADISGGHQRLYARSGVEITAAYPELATLRDQAPDDDVLLDGEVVLLGASGQPSFTALAERMHVRDRDKAARLAAVAPVTYMIFDLLRLRGADLTGWPYARRRAALEELGLGGPRWAVPPAFPDGPATYAAAGEHGLEGVLAKRVDSPYRPGVRSPDWVKVKLEVTGDFLIGGWRPGVRRIGGLLVGAPRPDGRLAYRGRVGGGIGAALERALLAELEPLRAPGSPFAAGEVPREDARGAVWVTPRVVVEIKYSQRTPDGRLRFPRVLRLRPDKPPEEVDDAG
- a CDS encoding Ku protein, with product MRAIWKGAVSFGLVSIAVKLYSATEEKDIRFHQVHREDGGRIRYRRTCSVCGEEVSYDDIAKGYDIGGGEMVMLTDDDFADLPLSTSHAIDVLEFVPAEQVDPILYNKAYFLEPEGAATKPYVLLRDALVDAERVAIVKVALRQREQLATLRVREGVLLLNTMLWPDEIRKPGFNFLDDDISVRPPELAMASSLIDSMAGEFQPDAFTDDYRAALQEVIDAKVEGREVVQPEEVEEAPAAAVDLMAALKASVERARAARGEPAGGEPTPISAARSARKATGPAGKASASARKEAGGGAEKTPEKKTSAKKTPAKRTAGGAAGKKAAAKAEPARKTEPARKAAEKKTGARKTVPKKAAPRKTA
- a CDS encoding PPOX class F420-dependent oxidoreductase; the protein is MAFLTADDIALLNEPQLAHVATIEADGTPHVTPVWVDTDGEHIVFNTAKGRVKHRNMERNPVVAISVSDRANDYRTLWVKGTVEITTEGADEHIDRMAKKYLDADSYPFRKEGEVRLIVKVTPTARLKQG
- a CDS encoding FKBP-type peptidyl-prolyl cis-trans isomerase, with the translated sequence MSERAEGRSTGQSTASKSERRLAAKLAAQKAAEAKRRRQSILGALAGLAVVAVIVAAFVVFGGGGDDEPAEQAGGTPSAGASSGAPDAPGAPAAPQLPEGADPALGSKPTVTKGSGKLTKLAVTPVIKGTGPATKAGQELTVNYVGVFYDSGEEFDASWKSGQPFTFQVGAGQVIPGWDQGLVGVNVGSRVQLDLPAELAYGASPPPGAPAGPLRFVVDVLAAK
- a CDS encoding HAD family phosphatase, with the translated sequence MTDAVIFDLDGVIVDSEPVWEEVRRAYVAAHGGAWQPDTQHRLMGMSTGEWSAYLSGELGVDRTAGQVADEVVEEMARRYADRVPLIGGADEVVRRLAERWPLGLASSSPTRLIVATLAATGLTDLFGATLSSEETARGKPAPDVYLAVAARLGVDPARCVAVEDSSNGVRSAAAAGMRVVAVPHGAYPLTPQARELAAVVLPAVGELTPDLLDGLG
- a CDS encoding NADPH:quinone reductase, with protein sequence MKAIVYERNGDPSVLQVVDRPTPEPGPGEVLVRLAVAGVNPTDWKSREQRPVPDGWQIPGQDGAGVVEAVGDGVDARLLGERVWVWEAAWQRPWGTAAEYTVVPARQAVPLGDASFELGACLGIPFLTAHRCLTVGETVPDKLHAGALADRVVLVQGGAGAVGNAAVQLARWADATVVATVSSPEKAQLAAAAGADHVIDYRQQDVVEEVRRISPDGVDTIVEVSAARNAAVDAQLLRPGATVSVYADDGGAELTLPIRALMAPNARWQFVLVYTVPRSAKSHAVEDVAAAVAQGYVRVGPAAGLPLHRHSLDAAAAAHAAVQNSVVGKVLLTTSAD